In Egicoccus sp. AB-alg6-2, a genomic segment contains:
- the lipB gene encoding lipoyl(octanoyl) transferase LipB, with translation MDELAPSRRPAADPRSLRAAGGAPLAVLRPGTVPYPLAWDWQRRLAQARADGALERDVVVLLEHPPVYTLGRRADRTNLLFDEATLRRRGIEVVPVDRGGDVTYHGPGQLVGYPILQLVGMRVVDYVRALEEILIRALAEVGVTGARSPGYTGVWVGDEKVGAIGVRMSAGRVTTHGFALNVRPDLDDFTGIVPCGIADRGVCSLASLGVEVTVDDMADRIEAAMTQVLGATLEPTSLDSLLPSISKVAS, from the coding sequence GTGGACGAGCTCGCCCCGTCTCGACGCCCCGCCGCCGACCCGCGTTCCCTGCGGGCCGCCGGCGGGGCGCCGTTGGCGGTCCTGCGGCCGGGCACGGTCCCTTACCCGCTGGCGTGGGACTGGCAGCGGCGGCTTGCGCAGGCACGCGCCGACGGGGCGCTCGAACGCGACGTCGTCGTGCTCCTCGAGCATCCTCCGGTGTACACGCTGGGCCGCCGGGCCGATCGCACCAACCTGCTGTTCGACGAGGCGACCCTGCGGCGGCGAGGCATCGAGGTGGTGCCCGTCGACCGCGGCGGGGACGTGACCTACCACGGCCCCGGGCAGCTGGTCGGCTATCCGATCCTGCAGCTGGTCGGCATGCGCGTCGTGGACTACGTCCGGGCGCTCGAGGAGATCCTGATCCGCGCCCTCGCCGAGGTCGGCGTCACCGGTGCACGTTCGCCGGGCTACACCGGGGTGTGGGTCGGCGACGAGAAGGTCGGCGCGATCGGTGTGCGGATGTCGGCCGGCCGGGTCACCACGCACGGGTTCGCGCTCAACGTGCGGCCCGACCTCGACGACTTCACCGGCATCGTGCCGTGCGGGATCGCCGATCGCGGCGTGTGCTCGCTGGCCAGCCTCGGTGTCGAGGTCACGGTCGACGACATGGCCGACCGGATCGAGGCGGCCATGACGCAGGTGCTCGGCGCTACCCTCGAACCGACCTCCCTGGACTCCCTTCTCCCCTCGATCTCGAAGGTCGCCTCGTGA
- the lpdA gene encoding dihydrolipoyl dehydrogenase, producing MQRGTDHDVDLIVLGGGTGGYSTALRAAQLGLEVALVEKDKVGGTCLHWGCIPTKAVLQTAEVAETAQDAADFGVTLDYQGIEVKALNAHKDAVVDKMWKGLQGALKGRGVETVAGTGRLTAKDTVEVTGEGGETRTIKAPAIVVATGSAPRELPFARFDGKRIISSDHALNLTKLPKKAIVLGSGAVGMEFATAWNAFGVEVTVVELEDRLLPLEDADASKEIERAFRKRGITAMTSAKLSEVNATSRSVTCKVETKKGVEELKADLLLVAVGRRTVTEDAGLEDVGVEIDERGFVAVDEYCRTSVEGVWAVGDVIPTLGLAHASFAEGMLVADQLAGLEVLPIDYKGVPRVTYSHPEVASVGYTEAQAKDAGFEVVLEKYPFQALGRAAMVKATGMIKLVAEKDDDAEGGAGRVLGVHIVGPRATDLIAEGQLIYNWEALPTDVAHLVHAHPSFSEAIGEAHLALAGRALHG from the coding sequence ATCCAGAGGGGCACCGACCACGACGTCGACCTCATCGTGCTCGGTGGGGGGACCGGCGGCTACTCGACCGCGCTGAGGGCCGCGCAACTCGGGCTCGAGGTCGCCCTCGTGGAGAAGGACAAGGTCGGCGGCACCTGCCTGCACTGGGGCTGCATCCCGACCAAGGCCGTGCTCCAGACCGCCGAGGTGGCCGAGACCGCGCAGGACGCCGCCGACTTCGGCGTCACGCTCGACTACCAGGGCATCGAGGTGAAGGCGCTCAACGCCCACAAGGACGCCGTGGTCGACAAGATGTGGAAGGGACTGCAGGGGGCGCTGAAGGGCCGCGGTGTCGAGACCGTCGCCGGCACCGGCAGGCTGACCGCGAAGGACACCGTCGAGGTCACCGGCGAAGGCGGCGAGACGCGCACCATCAAGGCGCCGGCGATCGTGGTCGCCACCGGCTCCGCCCCCCGCGAGCTGCCGTTCGCGAGGTTCGACGGCAAGCGCATCATCTCCTCGGACCACGCGCTCAACCTCACCAAGCTGCCGAAGAAGGCCATCGTCCTCGGCTCCGGCGCCGTCGGCATGGAGTTCGCGACCGCCTGGAACGCGTTCGGGGTCGAGGTGACGGTCGTCGAACTCGAGGACCGGCTGCTGCCGCTCGAGGACGCCGATGCCTCCAAGGAGATCGAGCGCGCGTTCCGCAAGCGTGGCATCACCGCGATGACGTCCGCGAAGTTGTCCGAGGTCAACGCCACCTCGCGCTCGGTGACCTGCAAGGTCGAGACGAAGAAGGGTGTCGAGGAACTGAAGGCGGACCTGCTGCTGGTCGCCGTCGGACGCCGCACGGTCACCGAGGACGCCGGGCTCGAGGACGTCGGGGTCGAGATCGACGAGCGCGGCTTCGTGGCCGTCGACGAGTACTGCCGGACCTCCGTCGAGGGTGTCTGGGCCGTCGGCGACGTGATTCCGACGCTCGGGCTGGCACACGCCTCGTTCGCCGAGGGCATGCTGGTCGCCGATCAGCTCGCCGGCCTCGAGGTCCTGCCCATCGACTACAAGGGCGTCCCACGCGTCACCTACTCCCACCCCGAGGTCGCGTCGGTCGGCTACACCGAGGCCCAGGCCAAAGACGCCGGCTTCGAGGTCGTGCTCGAGAAGTACCCGTTCCAGGCGCTGGGTCGTGCCGCCATGGTCAAGGCCACCGGCATGATCAAGCTGGTCGCGGAGAAGGACGACGACGCCGAGGGCGGCGCCGGCCGCGTCCTGGGCGTCCACATCGTCGGCCCGCGGGCGACCGACCTCATCGCCGAGGGCCAGCTGATCTACAACTGGGAGGCGCTGCCCACCGACGTGGCGCACCTCGTCCACGCCCACCCGTCGTTCAGCGAGGCGATCGGCGAGGCGCACCTCGCGCTGGCCGGCCGCGCGCTGCACGGCTGA
- the gcvT gene encoding glycine cleavage system aminomethyltransferase GcvT, with protein sequence MTDPRPTPLTAHHVASGAKLAPFAGWSMPLQFTGTVAEHEAVRTDVGVFDVSHLGTVFVEGPDAQATIAASFTNDPARLDDGTSQYTLCCDERGGIVDDLIVYRLADDRWMTVPNAANTAAVVGRLREQGRGRDVEVVDESAEWAIVAVQGPRSLDTLTVACRALGSGFDPTDVPYLGVVEVPLAGGSVYLCRTGYTGEVGAELVVPGPLAAGVWQAMLDAGATPCGLGARDTLRLEMGYPLHGNDLSTDVLPGEARLGWAVKLDRGDFVGRDALVAAEEAGTQRRLWGLRGEGRRPPRAGMRVLAGERDVGRVTSGSFSPTAGVGIGLALLARDVDAGTRVVVDVRGTPVPFEVVKPPFVERDPKG encoded by the coding sequence GTGACCGACCCGCGCCCCACGCCGCTCACGGCCCACCACGTGGCCAGCGGCGCGAAGCTGGCCCCGTTCGCGGGCTGGTCCATGCCCTTGCAGTTCACCGGCACGGTGGCCGAGCACGAGGCGGTCCGCACCGACGTCGGGGTCTTCGACGTGTCGCACCTCGGCACCGTCTTCGTCGAGGGTCCCGACGCGCAGGCCACCATCGCCGCCAGCTTCACCAACGACCCCGCGCGGCTCGACGACGGCACCTCGCAGTACACCCTGTGCTGCGACGAGCGTGGTGGGATCGTCGACGACCTGATCGTCTACCGCCTCGCCGACGACCGTTGGATGACGGTCCCGAACGCGGCCAACACCGCCGCCGTCGTCGGCCGCTTGCGGGAGCAGGGCCGCGGCCGCGACGTCGAGGTCGTCGACGAGAGCGCCGAATGGGCCATCGTCGCCGTCCAGGGGCCGCGTTCGCTGGACACCCTGACCGTGGCGTGTCGGGCCCTGGGCAGTGGCTTCGACCCGACGGACGTCCCCTATCTGGGCGTCGTGGAGGTGCCGTTGGCGGGCGGCTCCGTCTACCTCTGCCGGACCGGTTACACGGGCGAGGTGGGCGCCGAGCTGGTCGTTCCCGGACCCCTGGCCGCCGGTGTGTGGCAGGCGATGCTCGATGCGGGCGCGACACCGTGCGGCCTGGGCGCCCGCGACACCCTCCGCCTGGAGATGGGCTACCCGCTGCACGGCAACGACCTGTCGACCGACGTCCTTCCCGGCGAGGCGCGCCTGGGCTGGGCGGTCAAGCTCGACCGCGGCGACTTCGTCGGCCGTGATGCGCTGGTGGCCGCCGAGGAGGCCGGCACGCAGCGGCGACTGTGGGGTCTTCGTGGCGAGGGCCGGCGCCCGCCGCGGGCCGGTATGCGGGTGCTGGCCGGCGAGCGCGACGTGGGGCGGGTGACCTCGGGATCCTTCTCGCCGACCGCCGGCGTCGGCATCGGTCTGGCGCTGCTGGCGCGGGACGTCGACGCCGGCACGAGGGTGGTCGTGGACGTCCGCGGGACGCCGGTGCCCTTCGAGGTGGTCAAGCCCCCGTTCGTCGAGCGCGACCCGAAGGGCTGA
- a CDS encoding SDR family NAD(P)-dependent oxidoreductase: MNAPEVLVTGVSSGIGRATALHLAQLGFAVTGTVRDDAAGERIRSAADDQGTPIETLHLDLADPDACASAVGQRPWYGLVNNAGYFNAGLIEDVDRAAARAQFEVMVLAPLDLARLVLPAMRRRGGGRIVNVSSGIVHLGAPGTGWYQASKQALSAVSDQLRAEVAADGVEVVLVEPGGIRSEIWRRAEEDLRQLRAGSTKRSAYDRSLSIIEALEDRMHPPGLVAEAIGRALRVRRPRTRYRVGPEVAVLRAAHAVLPDRVRDRLVRTILGL, from the coding sequence ATGAACGCCCCCGAGGTGCTGGTGACCGGCGTCAGCTCGGGGATCGGCCGTGCCACGGCGCTGCACCTGGCGCAGCTCGGCTTCGCAGTGACCGGAACCGTTCGTGACGACGCCGCCGGCGAGCGGATCCGGTCCGCAGCCGACGATCAGGGGACGCCGATCGAGACCCTGCACCTCGATCTCGCCGACCCGGACGCGTGCGCCAGCGCGGTGGGCCAGCGACCGTGGTACGGCCTGGTGAACAACGCCGGCTACTTCAACGCCGGGCTCATCGAGGACGTCGACCGAGCCGCCGCGCGGGCGCAGTTCGAGGTGATGGTGCTGGCGCCGCTCGATCTCGCGCGCCTCGTGTTGCCGGCCATGCGCCGCCGCGGCGGCGGCAGGATCGTCAACGTCAGCTCCGGGATCGTGCACCTCGGCGCTCCCGGCACCGGTTGGTACCAGGCCAGCAAGCAGGCGCTGTCCGCCGTCAGCGACCAGCTGCGTGCGGAGGTCGCGGCCGACGGCGTCGAGGTGGTCCTCGTCGAGCCGGGCGGCATCCGCTCCGAGATCTGGCGTCGTGCCGAGGAGGACCTGCGCCAACTACGCGCGGGCAGCACGAAGCGATCCGCCTACGACCGGTCGCTGTCGATCATCGAGGCCCTCGAGGACCGGATGCATCCGCCGGGCCTGGTCGCCGAAGCCATCGGCCGCGCCCTGCGCGTACGCCGACCGCGGACGCGCTATCGCGTCGGCCCGGAGGTCGCGGTGCTCCGGGCTGCGCACGCCGTACTGCCCGACCGTGTCCGCGACCGACTCGTGCGCACCATTCTCGGACTCTGA
- the sucB gene encoding 2-oxoglutarate dehydrogenase, E2 component, dihydrolipoamide succinyltransferase — MAEVELPQLGESVTEGVITAWLVEVGDEVDVDQPIVEISTDKVDTEIPSPVAGTVQELKANVDDTIEVGQVIAVIGEGATGGSDDGGDAGADTDTDSGDQAAADDEPTADTEPEADTQPPAEPGPAKAASPKPAPSASTDGGGTAGEKALTSPLVRRLLREAGLSTSQVQGSGPGGRITREDAERAVASGGEGAPAAAGQPAAAPAAGTVAPPPAPAAPSDRKRPEASPLQIDFGGQREVTQELSRVRKATAKAMMTAMQTTAQLTAAVEVDVTSIMHLRAAYKDAFKAKEGVSLSPLPIISRAVCMVLPRHPALNSTIDMDSGTATFHNFINLGMAVDTEAGLLVPNVKDAQDLTVPGLARRIGDIAGRARSKKLQPDDISGATFTITNTGSRGTLWDTPIFTPPQVAILATCAIEKRAVVVSDAYGDSIAIRWMTYLCLSYDHRMVDGADTARFLQDLKYTLETHDFTPELGL; from the coding sequence GTGGCCGAGGTGGAGCTGCCCCAGCTGGGCGAGTCCGTCACCGAGGGCGTCATCACCGCCTGGCTCGTCGAGGTCGGTGACGAGGTCGACGTCGACCAACCGATCGTCGAGATCTCGACCGACAAGGTCGACACCGAGATCCCCTCCCCCGTCGCCGGCACCGTGCAGGAACTGAAGGCGAACGTCGACGACACCATCGAGGTCGGCCAGGTCATCGCCGTCATCGGCGAAGGCGCCACCGGCGGCTCGGACGACGGCGGCGACGCCGGCGCCGACACCGACACGGACAGCGGCGACCAGGCCGCGGCGGACGACGAACCGACGGCCGACACCGAGCCGGAGGCAGACACCCAGCCGCCGGCGGAACCTGGACCGGCCAAGGCCGCGTCACCCAAGCCGGCACCCAGCGCCTCGACGGACGGTGGCGGCACCGCCGGTGAGAAGGCACTGACCTCGCCGTTGGTGCGGCGGCTGCTGCGCGAGGCCGGGTTGTCGACCTCGCAGGTCCAGGGCAGCGGACCCGGCGGGCGCATCACGCGTGAGGACGCCGAGCGCGCCGTGGCCAGTGGCGGCGAAGGGGCTCCGGCAGCTGCGGGCCAACCGGCGGCCGCGCCAGCCGCTGGCACGGTGGCACCGCCTCCGGCACCCGCCGCGCCCAGCGACCGCAAGCGGCCCGAGGCCTCCCCGTTGCAGATCGACTTCGGCGGTCAGCGCGAGGTCACCCAGGAGCTCTCGCGGGTCCGCAAGGCGACGGCCAAGGCCATGATGACCGCGATGCAGACCACGGCGCAGCTCACCGCTGCGGTCGAGGTCGACGTCACCTCGATCATGCACCTGCGCGCCGCCTACAAGGACGCGTTCAAGGCCAAGGAGGGGGTCAGCCTCTCGCCGCTGCCGATCATCTCCCGCGCCGTGTGCATGGTGCTGCCGCGCCACCCGGCGCTCAACAGCACCATCGACATGGACTCGGGAACGGCGACGTTCCACAACTTCATCAACCTCGGCATGGCGGTGGACACCGAGGCCGGGCTGCTGGTCCCCAACGTCAAGGACGCACAGGACCTGACCGTGCCCGGACTCGCGCGCCGCATCGGCGACATCGCCGGGCGGGCCCGGTCGAAGAAGCTGCAGCCCGACGACATCTCGGGCGCGACGTTCACCATCACCAACACCGGCTCGCGCGGCACCCTGTGGGACACCCCGATCTTCACGCCACCGCAGGTCGCCATCCTGGCCACCTGCGCCATCGAGAAGCGCGCGGTCGTGGTTTCCGACGCCTACGGCGACTCCATCGCGATCCGGTGGATGACCTACCTGTGCCTGAGCTACGACCACCGGATGGTCGACGGCGCCGACACCGCGCGGTTCCTGCAGGACCTCAAGTACACGCTCGAGACCCACGACTTCACGCCGGAGCTCGGGCTCTAG
- a CDS encoding phosphatidylserine/phosphatidylglycerophosphate/cardiolipin synthase family protein translates to MDSLARYRRALEGLLGVPATEGNAVEVLRDGVEIFPSMLDAIEHAERTVDLLTFVYWQGEIAEHFAKALCQRAKAGVRCRVILDALGARHVQNDIVEAMEDAGVQLHWFRPLLPGSGPGHRTHRKVLICDEQVAFTGGIGIADEWDGSSDDASGWRETQIRLQGPVVDGLRAAFADDWLDAEFMLFDEHDRFPDQPQHGATTAMVVRSESEHGWSDGALLRHALLELAQERVRITTAYLAPSQPMLDALCRAVSRGVQVQILHPGPQTDKEIARLAAENVYDDLLSGGVELYEFQPTMLHAKVLTVDNLLAVVGSSNLNMRSLSHDEEVDVVLFDDEVTATLDAHTDQDLQRCERVDESWNERSPARWAPQKLVGLIDHWT, encoded by the coding sequence GTGGACAGCCTCGCTCGCTACCGCCGGGCGCTCGAAGGACTGCTGGGTGTCCCGGCGACCGAGGGCAACGCCGTCGAGGTACTCCGCGACGGCGTGGAGATCTTCCCGTCGATGCTCGACGCCATCGAACACGCCGAGCGGACCGTCGACCTGCTGACGTTCGTGTACTGGCAGGGTGAGATCGCCGAGCACTTCGCCAAGGCGTTGTGCCAGCGGGCGAAGGCCGGTGTGCGCTGCCGGGTCATCCTGGACGCCCTCGGCGCGCGCCACGTGCAGAACGACATCGTCGAGGCGATGGAGGACGCCGGCGTCCAACTCCACTGGTTCCGGCCGCTGCTGCCCGGCTCGGGTCCGGGCCATCGGACCCACCGCAAGGTGCTCATCTGCGACGAGCAGGTGGCGTTCACCGGGGGGATCGGCATCGCCGACGAATGGGACGGATCCAGCGACGACGCCTCCGGCTGGCGCGAGACGCAGATCCGTCTGCAGGGTCCGGTCGTCGACGGCCTGCGCGCCGCCTTCGCCGACGACTGGCTCGACGCCGAGTTCATGCTCTTCGACGAGCACGACCGCTTCCCCGACCAACCGCAGCACGGCGCCACGACGGCGATGGTGGTCCGCAGCGAATCGGAGCACGGCTGGTCCGACGGCGCGCTGCTTCGGCACGCCCTGCTGGAGTTGGCCCAGGAGCGGGTGCGCATCACGACGGCCTACCTCGCACCCAGCCAACCGATGCTGGACGCGCTCTGCCGCGCGGTCAGCCGTGGCGTCCAGGTCCAGATCCTGCACCCGGGTCCCCAGACCGACAAGGAGATCGCCCGCCTGGCCGCCGAGAACGTCTACGACGACCTGCTCTCGGGTGGCGTCGAGTTGTACGAGTTCCAGCCCACGATGCTGCACGCCAAGGTGCTGACCGTCGACAATCTGCTCGCGGTCGTCGGCTCCTCCAACCTCAACATGCGCTCGTTGTCGCACGACGAGGAGGTCGACGTCGTGCTGTTCGACGACGAGGTCACCGCGACCCTCGATGCGCACACGGACCAGGACCTGCAGCGGTGCGAGCGCGTCGACGAGTCCTGGAACGAGCGCAGCCCGGCCCGCTGGGCGCCCCAGAAGCTGGTCGGCCTCATCGATCACTGGACCTGA
- a CDS encoding YihY/virulence factor BrkB family protein encodes MATSRGLPLGTFTNVWHRARDRASALRERLPPRARNLLERLLDRDLIAQASSLAFFGLVSALPLLMLTFALVAAVAGEDTLQQFVEQAGSEGPEGSAQFLEQLAGSGGSFTLATVVFTLWPATAYGGGLRRALLRASGDEETAAGMRGRARALGLVLLLPALMLAGLPLVFVLSHLSGDGLLATVLAWILALGGATVLGGAITAVLYQAFAPADLGWRGTAAGALLTSATTAVFSVGFVVYLQVADTEDRFGGGTIAVVVMLGLWLFVANALLLAGYQAVLAVEEHG; translated from the coding sequence GTGGCGACGTCACGAGGTCTACCGCTGGGCACCTTCACCAACGTGTGGCACCGTGCCCGCGACCGTGCCTCGGCACTGCGGGAACGGCTGCCACCTCGCGCCCGCAACCTCCTGGAACGGCTGCTCGACCGCGACCTGATCGCACAGGCCAGCAGCCTCGCGTTCTTCGGCCTCGTGTCGGCGCTGCCCCTGCTCATGCTGACCTTCGCCCTGGTCGCCGCCGTCGCGGGCGAGGACACCCTGCAGCAGTTCGTCGAGCAGGCGGGCTCGGAAGGTCCCGAGGGCAGTGCGCAGTTCCTCGAACAACTCGCGGGCAGCGGTGGCTCCTTCACCTTGGCGACCGTCGTCTTCACGCTGTGGCCCGCCACCGCCTACGGCGGTGGGCTCCGGCGCGCGCTGCTGCGCGCGAGCGGTGACGAGGAGACGGCGGCCGGGATGCGGGGCCGTGCACGAGCCCTGGGCCTGGTGCTCCTGCTCCCCGCGCTGATGCTGGCCGGGCTGCCGCTGGTGTTCGTGCTGTCCCATCTCTCGGGCGACGGGTTGCTCGCCACGGTGCTGGCCTGGATCCTGGCGCTCGGCGGCGCGACCGTGCTGGGCGGGGCCATCACCGCGGTGCTGTACCAGGCGTTCGCACCGGCCGACCTCGGCTGGCGCGGCACGGCGGCCGGTGCGCTGCTGACCTCGGCGACGACGGCGGTGTTCTCCGTCGGGTTCGTCGTCTACCTGCAGGTCGCCGACACCGAGGACCGCTTCGGCGGCGGAACCATCGCCGTGGTCGTCATGCTCGGCCTGTGGTTGTTCGTCGCGAACGCGTTGTTGCTCGCCGGCTACCAGGCCGTCCTCGCCGTCGAGGAACACGGCTGA
- a CDS encoding lipoyl synthase, with product MTDRPVVPPGARTLNVVGREQIQRAGVVRKAIDTSLPQGRKPDWLKVKASFGDNFKDVTKLMEGLELNTVCAQARCPNIYECWEMREATFLIGGEDCTRRCGFCQIKTGKPKGYDVDEPRRVAEAVEHLELRFAVVTMVARDDLDDSGAWLVAETIRQIRARTPDVGVEVLPSDFGYGHDPMKGAAALEQVVAAEPDVFAFNLETTRRLFPVIRPSFDYDRGLEFLSLARERFPATTAVKSNLIAGMGETDEEILACMRDLKAAGVNTLTIGQYLQPSANHLHLDRYVPPEAFARFRAYGEDELGFDHVESGPMVRSSYHAGQQAIDAKAWAPSAGQPGAPLPIV from the coding sequence GTGACCGATCGACCCGTCGTCCCGCCCGGTGCTCGCACGCTGAACGTGGTGGGCCGCGAGCAGATCCAGCGCGCCGGCGTGGTTCGCAAGGCCATCGACACCTCGCTCCCGCAGGGTCGCAAGCCCGACTGGCTGAAGGTCAAGGCCAGCTTCGGTGACAACTTCAAGGACGTCACCAAGCTGATGGAGGGCCTCGAGCTCAACACGGTCTGTGCGCAGGCGCGCTGCCCCAACATCTACGAATGCTGGGAGATGCGCGAGGCCACGTTCCTGATCGGCGGCGAGGACTGCACCCGTCGTTGCGGCTTCTGTCAGATCAAGACCGGCAAGCCCAAGGGCTACGACGTCGACGAGCCACGTCGCGTCGCCGAGGCGGTCGAGCACCTCGAACTGCGCTTCGCCGTGGTCACCATGGTGGCCCGCGACGACCTCGACGACTCGGGGGCCTGGTTGGTGGCCGAGACGATCCGCCAGATCCGTGCCCGCACCCCCGACGTCGGTGTGGAGGTGCTGCCCAGCGACTTCGGGTACGGGCACGACCCGATGAAGGGCGCAGCCGCCCTCGAACAGGTCGTGGCGGCCGAGCCCGACGTGTTCGCCTTCAACCTCGAGACCACACGGCGACTGTTCCCCGTGATTCGGCCGTCGTTCGACTACGACCGGGGCCTGGAGTTCCTGTCGCTGGCCCGCGAACGTTTCCCCGCGACCACCGCGGTGAAGTCGAACCTGATCGCGGGGATGGGCGAGACCGACGAGGAGATCCTCGCCTGCATGCGGGACCTGAAGGCGGCCGGCGTCAACACCCTCACCATCGGCCAGTACCTGCAGCCCTCGGCCAACCACCTCCACCTCGACCGCTACGTTCCGCCCGAGGCGTTCGCGCGCTTCCGGGCCTACGGCGAGGACGAGCTCGGGTTCGACCACGTCGAGTCCGGCCCGATGGTGCGCTCGAGCTACCACGCCGGGCAGCAGGCCATCGACGCGAAAGCGTGGGCGCCGTCCGCCGGTCAGCCCGGAGCTCCGCTGCCGATCGTGTGA
- a CDS encoding S-layer homology domain-containing protein, whose amino-acid sequence MGTSDAPHTRGRGGVAIGAALALAAVPAAAQAQSSPYDRGIDAACQARAQAADQFADVASGDAHAGAIGCLWVYRAVHGRFVDGQQIYDPAGAVTRQQMASFVANALDRLPDAVHALPPASNGPDFEDAAAISQAHTDNVDRLQQAGIIAGHRDGSFRPGLTIDRAQMAALLARAIEDVIDGELPRADGTPYEDVGGEHRDSIEKLTAIGVVQGRTADRYEPAATTTRAQMATMLARTLDYFASEGHLHPVAYAPGTAAASLAITDVDTGAHTGFDRVTFTLEGSDDLAGWDVRYVDEAVAQGSGQHVDVDGDAIIEVNLTGMALPGDTDEERWDEGRIRVDGAGIVEIVDLSVYEGHQQIFIGTTGHVPFTVDRLADPQRVYLDVTHGS is encoded by the coding sequence ATGGGAACGTCCGATGCACCGCACACGCGAGGCCGGGGAGGCGTCGCCATCGGTGCGGCACTCGCCCTCGCCGCCGTTCCTGCGGCCGCGCAGGCCCAGTCCTCGCCCTACGACCGTGGCATCGACGCGGCCTGCCAAGCTCGCGCCCAGGCCGCCGACCAGTTCGCCGACGTCGCTTCGGGTGACGCGCATGCCGGTGCCATCGGTTGTCTGTGGGTCTATCGCGCCGTGCACGGCCGGTTCGTCGACGGCCAGCAAATCTACGATCCCGCCGGCGCCGTCACCCGCCAGCAGATGGCGTCGTTCGTCGCAAACGCGCTCGATCGTCTCCCGGACGCCGTCCACGCGCTGCCGCCCGCCAGCAACGGGCCGGACTTCGAGGACGCCGCCGCGATCAGCCAGGCGCACACGGACAACGTCGACCGGTTGCAGCAGGCCGGCATCATCGCCGGCCACCGCGACGGTTCGTTCCGTCCCGGGCTGACGATCGACCGGGCGCAGATGGCGGCCCTGCTCGCGCGCGCCATCGAAGACGTCATCGACGGCGAGCTTCCGCGGGCGGACGGGACGCCGTACGAGGACGTCGGCGGCGAGCATCGCGACAGCATCGAGAAGCTGACCGCGATCGGGGTGGTCCAGGGGCGCACCGCCGATCGCTACGAACCGGCTGCCACGACCACCCGGGCCCAGATGGCCACCATGCTCGCCCGCACACTCGACTACTTCGCCAGCGAGGGTCACCTCCACCCGGTCGCCTACGCCCCGGGCACGGCGGCAGCGAGCCTGGCGATCACCGACGTCGACACCGGGGCCCACACCGGCTTCGACCGCGTGACGTTCACGCTCGAGGGGTCCGACGACCTCGCCGGCTGGGACGTCCGCTACGTCGACGAGGCCGTCGCGCAGGGCAGCGGACAGCACGTCGACGTCGACGGTGACGCCATCATCGAGGTGAACCTGACCGGGATGGCACTGCCGGGCGACACCGACGAGGAACGGTGGGACGAGGGGCGGATCCGCGTCGATGGTGCTGGCATCGTCGAAATCGTCGACCTGAGCGTCTACGAGGGCCACCAACAGATCTTCATCGGCACGACCGGACACGTGCCCTTCACCGTCGACCGCCTGGCCGACCCCCAGCGGGTCTACCTCGACGTCACGCACGGTTCCTGA